GTCCTGGCATCGCTGTCTCCTCTGGTCGTCGCCGGTGGCGTACGCGGCCCGTCTACCCGCCTGGACCGCCGCCAACCCCGCCGGCCGCTCAGCCCACCGCGTCGGGTATCACCGCCACGGGGCAGTCGCTGTGGTGCAGCAGCGACTGGCTCACCGACCCCAGCAGCAGGCCGGTCAGCTCGTTGCGCCGGCCACCCCCGACCACGGTCAGCTGCGCCCGGCGGGAGGCCTCGGTGAGCACCCGGGCGGCGCGACCCCGTACCGATTCCCGGGTGATCGGCACCTCCGGGTACCGCTCGGCCAGCCCGGCGATGGACTCGGCGACCGTCCGGTCCTCGTCGGCCCGCAGTTCCGACTCGTCGTAGACCAGTGGCTGCATGTCGCCGGGGCCGGTGGAGGCCGGATGCCGGTAGGCGTGCAGGGCGATCACCCCGGCGCCGCGTAGGGCGGCGGTCCGCACCGCGAACTCCACGGCACGGCGGGACAGCGCGGAGCCGTCCACACCGACCACGACCGGGCCGTCGGCCCGGTGCGCGCCGCGAGCGACCAGCACCGGGCAGTCGGCGGACGCGGCGACCTGCACCGCGACCGACCCGACCACCAGTGCGCCGACCCCGCCCAGGCCCCGATCGCCGAGCACGATCATCGTCGCGGTGGGCGCCTGGGCGAGCAGCACCGCGGTGGCCTCGCCGTCGACGATCTCACCGGTGACCCGCAGGCCCGGCGCGGTCGCCCCGGCCTCGTCGACGGCGGCGGCGACCAACCCCTCGGCCTGCCGGCGCAGCCCGCCGCCGGCCGCGCCCTCGGTGGCCGGCCTGACGGGGGAGCGCAGCAGCGGCCAGATGAAGGCGTGCACCACCCGCAGCGGCCGGTGGCGCCCGGCCGCCTCGGTGGCGGCGAGCCGGAGCGCGGCGAGCGAGGGCGCGGCGAGCGACGATCCCGAGCCGTCCACGCCGACCACCACCGCCGCGCCGCTGGCCGAGTTCACCGTCGCCTCTCCGTTCTGCGCCGTCGTCGAACTGGTCTGGGCCAGTATCGCGGCCGGTGATCGCCCGGCGGGGCGATACCGGCGAGCGGAGGACTGTCGGTACGCTGGCGGCGACCGCCCGGGGAGGGAGTGTCGTCGATGGTGGAGCCCGACCAGCCGAGCACCGCACGGATGATCGATTTCTGGCTCGGCGGGGAGCACCACTACCCGGTCGACGTGGCCGCCGCCCGTGCGTTCGAGCAGGCGTACGGGCCGTGTGCCCCGGTTTTCCGGGCGTTGCGCGCCTTCCTCGGCCGGGCCGTACGCGCGATCTCCGCCACCGGTGTGGACGGGTTCCTGGTCTTCGGGGCCGGGGTGCCGACCATGGGCAACGTGCACGAGGCCGCACCGGACGCGACGGTCCTCTACACCGACGTGGATCCGGTGACCATCCGCCTCGGGCAACGCGTGCTGGCCGGCAGCGACCGGGCCGGCTA
This is a stretch of genomic DNA from Micromonospora sp. WMMD1082. It encodes these proteins:
- a CDS encoding universal stress protein — protein: MNSASGAAVVVGVDGSGSSLAAPSLAALRLAATEAAGRHRPLRVVHAFIWPLLRSPVRPATEGAAGGGLRRQAEGLVAAAVDEAGATAPGLRVTGEIVDGEATAVLLAQAPTATMIVLGDRGLGGVGALVVGSVAVQVAASADCPVLVARGAHRADGPVVVGVDGSALSRRAVEFAVRTAALRGAGVIALHAYRHPASTGPGDMQPLVYDESELRADEDRTVAESIAGLAERYPEVPITRESVRGRAARVLTEASRRAQLTVVGGGRRNELTGLLLGSVSQSLLHHSDCPVAVIPDAVG